The DNA segment GGTGGTGGTTGTTAGGCAATGGTGGTTGAGTAGTGGTGGTGGCTAACTTGGTGTGATGGGGGTAGTGATGGTAGTGGCAATGGTCGAATGGTTGTCGTGACTACCAAATAGTGGTGGTTAGGTTTTGGTGGTAGTagtgatggtggtggtggaggtagtgttgataataaattaaaagaaattaaaacaaataatcataattacaTTCCTTTTTATATGCAATGATCATTACACTATTTAAAGTGTGattgattatattatataattattatttcattatataaattttttttggttaactaataaattaatcaaatatgtaatataatcgcaattattatattatacctttaattacattatgtcAAATGTAGCCTATTAAACTCTCAAGTTAAGAATCATGCCATAGGTCTATGGACAAGAAGATCTCTTCTAAGGTCGAAGTTTTTCCTCTATTTGAGTTCCTACCTCTCCTTGCCAAACATATGGTGAATGTAATAGAGAGCAAGTTGGAAGAGCCATGTAACCTCGAGACTTGCTAGGAGAGAGATTCTAAAATCTCATGAATTTAGGATTTCGTTTGTTTAACGAAAAATAACttgtatatagaaaatattttctattatttgattgtaatgttaaattaatgatatatatttatttcatgtatatataagtgtatttatattttaataagattatcaaaatttagaaaatataaaatgACTTCCTCTTTTGAAAAATGAAAGTTATTTTGACTTTAGTTTTCCATTTGATcaggaaaatatttttcgttgATCATTTTTCTTGAACGCTCCAAACACcataaaatgtaaaaaatattttccagaaaATATTTTTCTGTGAAACAAGTAGAGCCTTAAAAATATTCTCTgcttgttttattatttcatcgcCCTCCTTCATATAAGAGAAGGTTACAAGCAATTTATTGGAATTCTACTAATAATAGAAGTCGTAAACCAACAAGAAAATTACAACTAAAAAGGAAATAACAATTAAATGGGAAAAGTAAACATAATCTGGAAATAACGAATGCTGCCTGAAGTCGACAATTTGAATTCCCTCTAGCCGCAAGCCCCGCGCCTATTGTAGCTCTTGCCTATGAATGTGTCCACAACATAGCCTTACTCCTTAGATCTCACCATCCCACAGTTCCTCAACAGTCTTATACGGCCCAAATGTCTCATGGACGAAAAAAGCCCCCTTGATAAGTCTTGCCTGCAAAATAGGATACCAAAGCATCTGTCAACCGGCTCCTATGATTTCAAGATCCTATTTCAGAGACCTATGATCCTCTAAAGAAACCAGAAAATTGCAACATTTAATCAATTTGGCATTCTAGAGTGCTTGAGACCATTTCCAACAATAACACCATAGGATATGAAATTACTTGCCTGCTCAATTTCAGAAAACATGGCAAACAAGTCATCTGGAATCGACCATTGGAAGACATCAAAGTTCTCTTTGATCCTTTCTTCTTTTGTACTCTTTGGAAGTACGCTATGGCCCATTTGCAGACCCCAGCGAAGAGCAACTTGGGCAGGAGTTTTCCCCAATTTCTGTGCAATGGCATTAAGAATTGGATTCTTAAGGACATCACTCTTAAGCCATGTGGTGCCAGGGGATCCTAAAGGTGCAAATCCCTGAAAGAAATACATGAAAAGGTAAACAAAAATAGAAACAGAAGAGATTAATTTCCAACAAAATCTCACTGCGAACTGTCAAATGCATTCTATCAAGTAAGAAGCTCCCTTAGAAATATAATAGAATATTTGCCTACTCACGGTGAGGTGAATTCCCTTGAACTGACAAAATGCACGTAGCTTAGACTGCTGCCACGAAGGATGGCACTCCACCTGATTCACAGCAGGAGGAACACGTGCCACCTCTAGCAATTCCCCCAGTTTCTTTGAAGAGAAGTTACTCACACCAATAGCACGAGCCTTGCCAGCATCATAGA comes from the Hevea brasiliensis isolate MT/VB/25A 57/8 chromosome 5, ASM3005281v1, whole genome shotgun sequence genome and includes:
- the LOC110662448 gene encoding NADPH-dependent aldo-keto reductase, chloroplastic, producing MANEIRFFELNTGAKMPSVGLGTWQAEPGLVGDAVAAGIKIGYRHIDCAQAYDNEKEIGSVLKKLFEDGVVKRDDLFITSKLWSSNHEPEDVVRALEGTLQDLQLDYVDLYLIHWPAKMKKGSVDLNPENFDQPDIPSTWKAMEALYDAGKARAIGVSNFSSKKLGELLEVARVPPAVNQVECHPSWQQSKLRAFCQFKGIHLTGFAPLGSPGTTWLKSDVLKNPILNAIAQKLGKTPAQVALRWGLQMGHSVLPKSTKEERIKENFDVFQWSIPDDLFAMFSEIEQARLIKGAFFVHETFGPYKTVEELWDGEI